In one Umezawaea sp. Da 62-37 genomic region, the following are encoded:
- a CDS encoding DNA polymerase III subunit delta': MNTSVWAEVVGQPAAVEVLSAAAEAAATIVAGGTPPPGSMTHAWLFTGPPGSGRSVTAKAFAAALECTATDDRPGCGACSGCHTTMAATHADVRFVAPEGLSISVAEMRALVQSAARRPTGGRWQVVIIEDADRLTEGAANALLKAVEEPPARTVFLLCAPSDHPEDVSVTIRSRCRIVPLGTPPPSAIADVLRSHDGVSAEMADWAASVCAGHVGRARRLAVDEQVRVRRESVLRIPLAVRRPQDVFTCADQLVAAAEGDATTANESRNEDERSALETAMGAGGTGKGTAAATRGAKGAMKDLEKRQKSRATRTQRDSYDIALVDLAGFYRDVLVTATGSPARLNHPDRAADSRTAAEAWTPESTLRRLEAVLACRESLEMNVKPRIAIDALVTALHHG, encoded by the coding sequence GTGAACACGAGCGTGTGGGCCGAGGTCGTCGGCCAACCCGCCGCCGTAGAGGTGCTGAGCGCCGCCGCCGAGGCGGCCGCCACGATCGTCGCGGGCGGCACGCCGCCTCCGGGCAGCATGACGCACGCCTGGCTGTTCACCGGCCCGCCCGGCTCGGGCCGCTCGGTCACCGCCAAGGCCTTCGCCGCCGCGCTGGAGTGCACCGCGACCGACGACCGCCCCGGCTGCGGCGCGTGCTCCGGTTGCCACACCACGATGGCCGCCACCCACGCCGACGTCCGCTTCGTCGCCCCCGAGGGCCTCTCCATCTCCGTCGCCGAGATGCGCGCCCTCGTCCAGTCCGCCGCCCGCAGGCCCACCGGCGGCCGGTGGCAGGTGGTCATCATCGAGGACGCCGACCGCCTCACCGAAGGCGCCGCCAACGCCCTGCTGAAAGCGGTCGAGGAGCCCCCGGCCCGCACGGTGTTCCTGCTCTGCGCCCCGTCGGACCACCCGGAGGACGTCTCCGTCACGATCCGCTCGCGCTGCCGCATCGTCCCGCTCGGCACACCCCCGCCGTCCGCCATCGCCGACGTGCTCCGGTCCCACGACGGCGTGTCCGCCGAGATGGCGGACTGGGCCGCGTCCGTGTGCGCGGGCCACGTCGGCCGCGCCCGCCGCCTGGCCGTCGACGAGCAGGTCCGCGTCCGCCGCGAGTCCGTGCTGCGCATCCCGCTGGCCGTCCGCCGCCCCCAGGACGTCTTCACCTGCGCCGACCAGCTCGTCGCCGCCGCCGAGGGCGACGCCACCACCGCCAACGAGTCCCGCAACGAGGACGAGCGCAGCGCACTGGAGACCGCCATGGGCGCGGGCGGCACCGGCAAGGGCACCGCGGCCGCCACCCGCGGCGCGAAGGGCGCGATGAAGGACCTGGAGAAGCGCCAGAAGTCCAGGGCCACCCGGACCCAGCGCGACTCCTACGACATCGCGCTGGTCGACCTCGCGGGCTTCTACCGCGACGTCCTGGTCACCGCCACCGGCTCCCCGGCCCGCCTCAACCACCCCGACCGCGCCGCCGACTCCCGCACCGCCGCCGAAGCCTGGACCCCCGAGTCGACCCTGCGCCGCCTCGAAGCGGTGCTGGCCTGCCGCGAGTCGCTGGAGATGAACGTGAAGCCCAGGATCGCCATCGACGCCCTGGTCACAGCCCTGCACCACGGCTGA
- a CDS encoding IclR family transcriptional regulator, producing MAEQVTDTAVEKTLAVLEALADHSRITDIARVTGLPKSTVHRLLQAMVDRGFAAVRSDGGYLAGPKVLVMAGKVLRPVDTVERARPALRALREESSCTVHMAMVIGDELVYVDKVEADKPYRMPSRLGMGLSVHSSAIGKAVLGSMAAGELDALIARITLTGRTPNTITSVDRLRAELAEVRRTGYGFDDEENEVGIRCVGAAVRDHTGAVVGGVSASTLAMEHTMEQLAALGPRVLGAAEAVSTALGYVE from the coding sequence ATGGCTGAGCAGGTGACGGACACCGCCGTCGAGAAGACGCTGGCCGTGCTGGAGGCGCTGGCCGACCACTCCCGGATCACCGACATCGCGCGGGTGACGGGGCTGCCGAAGTCGACGGTGCACCGGCTGCTCCAGGCCATGGTCGACCGCGGTTTCGCCGCCGTCCGCTCCGACGGCGGCTACCTCGCGGGCCCGAAGGTGCTGGTCATGGCCGGGAAGGTGCTCCGGCCGGTCGACACCGTGGAACGGGCTCGGCCCGCGCTGCGAGCGTTGCGCGAGGAGTCGTCGTGCACCGTGCACATGGCGATGGTGATCGGCGACGAACTCGTCTACGTGGACAAGGTCGAGGCGGACAAGCCCTACCGGATGCCGTCCCGGCTGGGCATGGGCCTGTCGGTGCACAGCTCCGCGATCGGCAAGGCCGTGCTGGGGTCGATGGCCGCCGGTGAGCTGGACGCGCTGATCGCGCGGATCACCCTGACCGGGCGCACGCCGAACACGATCACCAGCGTCGACCGGTTGCGGGCGGAGCTGGCCGAGGTGCGGCGGACCGGGTACGGGTTCGACGACGAGGAGAACGAGGTCGGGATCCGGTGCGTGGGAGCGGCGGTGCGGGACCACACCGGGGCGGTGGTCGGGGGTGTGTCGGCGTCGACCCTGGCCATGGAGCACACGATGGAGCAGCTGGCGGCACTTGGACCGCGGGTGCTGGGTGCGGCCGAGGCGGTGTCCACGGCTCTGGGGTACGTGGAGTAG
- a CDS encoding SDR family oxidoreductase, whose amino-acid sequence MELFSLRGRTALVTGARTGIGKAIALGLAEAGARLVLLGRTPDFGWDSDAVVARVAVDLADPTAIGPALEPVLAEHRIDVLVNNAGTIHREPAADVSLADWRRVLSVNLDSVFELSRIVGTRMLDGGGGKIVNIASLLSFQGGVTVPAYTAGKHAVAGLTKALANEWAPHNVQVNAIAPGYIATDNTADLRADPDREPAIRARIPAGRWGTPEDVVGAAVFLSCAASDYVNGHVLVVDGGWLSR is encoded by the coding sequence GTGGAACTCTTCTCCCTGCGCGGACGCACCGCGTTGGTCACCGGCGCCCGGACCGGCATCGGGAAGGCGATCGCGCTCGGGCTGGCCGAGGCGGGCGCCCGCTTGGTGCTGCTCGGGCGGACACCCGACTTCGGCTGGGACTCCGACGCCGTGGTCGCCCGCGTCGCCGTGGACCTGGCCGACCCGACCGCGATCGGGCCCGCGCTGGAGCCGGTGCTCGCCGAGCACCGGATCGACGTGCTGGTCAACAACGCCGGGACCATCCACCGCGAGCCCGCCGCCGACGTGTCGTTGGCGGACTGGCGGCGCGTCCTGTCGGTGAACCTGGACTCGGTGTTCGAGCTGAGCCGGATCGTCGGCACGCGGATGCTCGACGGCGGCGGTGGGAAGATCGTGAACATCGCCTCGCTGCTGAGCTTCCAGGGCGGGGTGACGGTTCCGGCGTACACGGCGGGCAAGCACGCGGTCGCCGGGCTGACCAAGGCGCTGGCCAACGAGTGGGCACCGCACAATGTGCAGGTGAACGCGATCGCGCCCGGCTACATCGCCACCGACAACACCGCCGACCTCCGAGCCGACCCGGACCGCGAGCCCGCGATCCGGGCGCGGATACCCGCCGGGCGGTGGGGGACGCCCGAGGACGTCGTCGGCGCCGCGGTGTTCCTGAGCTGCGCGGCGTCGGACTACGTGAACGGGCACGTGCTGGTCGTCGACGGCGGATGGCTGAGCAGGTGA
- the kduI gene encoding 5-dehydro-4-deoxy-D-glucuronate isomerase, translating into MEIRHATHPAQLPALDTDQLRAHFLVEDLFAPGEVRTVYTHEDRVIVGGAVPLPGRPLELETADALRASTFLARRELAVVVVRGSGSVAVDGTEHRLDARDCLYVGQGALHVRFQADEEDTRFYLFSTPSHASFPTAVARFADVDALALGEQATANVREIRKFVHADGIRSSQLVLGMTTLAPGSVWNTMPPHTHDRRTEAYLYFDLPSDHRVVHLMGEPHATRNLLVRNEEVVISPSWSVHSGAGTHAYSFVWAMAGENQAYDDVEPVAVSDLR; encoded by the coding sequence ATGGAAATCCGGCACGCGACCCATCCGGCGCAGCTCCCCGCGCTGGACACCGACCAGCTGCGCGCCCACTTCCTGGTGGAGGACCTGTTCGCGCCCGGCGAGGTGCGGACCGTCTACACCCACGAGGACCGGGTCATCGTCGGCGGCGCCGTCCCGCTGCCCGGCCGACCGCTCGAACTGGAGACGGCCGACGCGTTGCGCGCGTCGACGTTCCTCGCCCGGCGCGAACTGGCGGTGGTCGTCGTGCGCGGGTCCGGGAGCGTCGCGGTCGACGGCACCGAGCACCGGCTCGACGCCCGCGACTGCCTCTACGTCGGACAGGGCGCGCTGCACGTGCGGTTCCAGGCCGACGAGGAGGACACGCGCTTCTACCTGTTCTCCACGCCGTCGCACGCGAGCTTCCCCACGGCCGTCGCCCGGTTCGCGGACGTGGACGCGCTGGCGCTCGGCGAGCAGGCGACGGCGAACGTGCGGGAGATCCGGAAGTTCGTGCACGCCGACGGGATCAGGTCCAGCCAGCTCGTGCTGGGCATGACGACGCTGGCGCCCGGCAGCGTGTGGAACACGATGCCCCCGCACACGCACGACCGGCGCACCGAGGCCTACCTGTACTTCGACCTGCCGTCCGACCACCGCGTGGTGCACCTGATGGGCGAGCCGCACGCGACCCGGAACCTGCTGGTGCGCAACGAGGAAGTCGTCATCTCCCCCAGCTGGTCCGTCCACAGTGGAGCCGGGACGCACGCGTACTCGTTCGTGTGGGCCATGGCCGGGGAGAACCAGGCCTACGACGACGTCGAGCCCGTCGCGGTGTCCGACCTCCGGTAG
- a CDS encoding L-lactate permease, protein MYQQNPDPTGSLLLSALLALVPLVAVLVLLGGFKWKAHWAGLTALVLSIGVAVAVYSMPVGTALNAASFGAATSVLVVLWITFNAIWIYNLTVESGHFTVLRRAFSSISDDPRVQAIVIAFSFGALLEALAGGGGPVAICSVMLIALGVAPMKAAALALVADTAPVAFGGMGNPMTVLGTVTGLPAEQFGAMAGRQVSLLAVLVPFVLVLIVDGRRGLRDVWPIALAAGLSFGVTQYLVSNFVSYKLCDIIAAIVSVGAVVLAVRLRKPAPVPVPAAAGGGGPVDEDQLRGNDSRRDVATAFAPYAIIVVIFALAQITAVKDLLEKATTKFAWPGLHITAPNGKPVATVFTLNPLSATGTLLLVSGLLSLLVLRIGIGGALRIYGRTIRQFSWAILAILAVFALSYVMNFSGQITTLGVWLAGTGAFFAFLSPVVGWFGVTITGTDAGSNALFGTLQTTAAQQLDASPFLFGASNSSGGVMAKMISPQNLAIGTAAAGLVGREGDLFRKVFGWSVLLLLLMCVLAYLQSTPILGWMVP, encoded by the coding sequence ATGTACCAGCAGAACCCCGACCCGACGGGGTCCCTACTCCTGTCCGCGCTCCTGGCCCTGGTACCGCTGGTGGCGGTGCTGGTCCTGCTCGGCGGGTTCAAGTGGAAGGCGCACTGGGCGGGGCTGACCGCGCTCGTGCTCTCCATCGGCGTCGCGGTGGCCGTGTACTCGATGCCGGTCGGCACGGCGCTCAACGCCGCGTCGTTCGGCGCCGCGACCAGCGTCCTGGTGGTCCTGTGGATCACCTTCAACGCCATCTGGATCTACAACCTGACCGTCGAGAGCGGGCACTTCACCGTGCTGCGCCGCGCGTTCAGCTCCATCAGCGACGACCCGAGGGTGCAGGCGATCGTGATCGCCTTCTCGTTCGGCGCGCTGCTGGAAGCGCTCGCGGGCGGTGGGGGACCGGTCGCGATCTGCTCGGTCATGCTCATCGCCCTCGGCGTGGCGCCGATGAAGGCGGCCGCGCTCGCGCTGGTCGCGGACACCGCCCCGGTCGCGTTCGGCGGCATGGGCAACCCGATGACCGTGCTCGGCACCGTCACGGGCCTGCCCGCCGAGCAGTTCGGCGCGATGGCGGGCAGGCAGGTGTCGCTGCTCGCGGTGCTGGTGCCGTTCGTGCTGGTGCTGATCGTCGACGGCAGGCGCGGCCTGCGCGACGTGTGGCCGATCGCCCTCGCGGCCGGGCTGTCGTTCGGCGTCACGCAGTACCTGGTGTCGAACTTCGTGTCCTACAAGCTGTGCGACATCATCGCGGCGATCGTCTCCGTCGGCGCGGTCGTCCTGGCCGTGCGGCTCCGCAAACCCGCGCCCGTCCCCGTCCCCGCAGCGGCTGGCGGTGGTGGCCCGGTCGACGAGGACCAGCTGCGGGGCAACGACTCCCGCCGCGACGTCGCCACCGCGTTCGCGCCGTACGCGATCATCGTGGTCATCTTCGCGCTGGCCCAGATCACCGCCGTGAAGGACCTCCTGGAGAAGGCGACCACGAAGTTCGCCTGGCCCGGCCTGCACATCACCGCGCCGAACGGCAAACCGGTCGCGACGGTGTTCACGCTCAACCCGTTGTCCGCCACGGGAACCCTGCTGCTGGTGTCGGGCCTGCTCTCGCTGCTGGTGCTGCGGATCGGCATCGGCGGGGCGCTCCGGATCTACGGCCGCACGATCAGGCAGTTCAGCTGGGCCATCCTCGCGATCCTGGCCGTGTTCGCCCTGTCCTACGTCATGAACTTCTCCGGCCAGATCACCACCCTCGGCGTCTGGCTCGCGGGCACCGGCGCGTTCTTCGCGTTCCTGTCACCCGTGGTCGGCTGGTTCGGCGTCACGATCACCGGCACCGACGCCGGCTCCAACGCCCTCTTCGGCACCCTGCAAACCACCGCCGCACAACAACTCGACGCCTCCCCGTTCCTGTTCGGCGCCTCGAACAGCTCCGGCGGCGTCATGGCCAAGATGATCTCGCCCCAGAACCTGGCCATCGGCACCGCCGCCGCGGGCCTCGTCGGCAGGGAGGGCGACCTCTTCCGCAAGGTCTTCGGCTGGAGCGTGCTGCTGCTCCTGCTCATGTGCGTTCTGGCCTACCTGCAATCGACCCCGATCCTCGGATGGATGGTGCCATGA
- a CDS encoding glycoside hydrolase family 88 protein has product MTVTRRTLLTSAAVAAGATTVTGGTALAQEPVPGPEALRGALDYAVSKVRVTGPAISTFPEITRAEKWTYVADGGWVGGFWPGTLWMAYLDTKDEQFKQLALAASERLSPRKDVARDHDMGFLFYPSWVTAWRLTGDVKWRDGAIKAADGLIGRFNTAGRFIRAWGALGTPNDAGRSIIDTMMNLDLLAFATTETGDRKYLDIAVAHAKSTQQNFVRPDGSTPHVFDYNPMTGAPIGQNTVQGYSPTSAWSRGQSWAIYGFTTIHRRTGDASFLATARKLADFALSQLTPDNVPVWDYRAPQAPNDIKDSSAGAIMAAGLLDLAKVTGRAQYRDAALRILHGLTRDCLTKKSTRAEAVLARGTRNRPSEDGVEVSLPYGDYYFMEALLRVLKPTEISRAIGL; this is encoded by the coding sequence ATGACAGTCACCCGCCGTACCTTGCTCACCTCGGCCGCGGTGGCGGCCGGAGCGACCACCGTGACAGGAGGAACCGCGTTGGCGCAAGAGCCGGTGCCCGGCCCGGAGGCGTTGCGCGGCGCGTTGGACTACGCGGTGTCGAAGGTGCGCGTCACCGGGCCCGCGATCAGCACGTTCCCGGAGATCACCAGGGCCGAGAAGTGGACCTACGTCGCCGACGGCGGCTGGGTCGGCGGGTTCTGGCCGGGCACGTTGTGGATGGCGTACCTGGACACCAAGGACGAGCAGTTCAAGCAGTTGGCGTTGGCGGCGTCGGAACGGCTGTCGCCGCGCAAGGACGTCGCGCGCGACCACGACATGGGCTTCCTGTTCTACCCGTCGTGGGTCACCGCGTGGCGGCTGACCGGGGACGTGAAGTGGCGCGACGGCGCGATCAAGGCCGCTGACGGGCTCATCGGCCGGTTCAACACCGCGGGCCGGTTCATCCGGGCGTGGGGTGCGCTCGGGACGCCGAACGACGCGGGCCGGTCGATCATCGACACGATGATGAACCTCGACCTGCTCGCGTTCGCCACCACCGAGACGGGCGACCGCAAGTACCTCGACATCGCGGTCGCGCACGCGAAGTCGACGCAGCAGAACTTCGTCCGCCCGGACGGGTCGACGCCGCACGTCTTCGACTACAACCCGATGACCGGCGCGCCGATCGGGCAGAACACGGTGCAGGGCTACAGCCCGACGTCGGCGTGGTCGCGCGGGCAGTCGTGGGCGATCTACGGGTTCACCACGATCCACCGCCGCACCGGTGACGCGTCCTTCCTCGCCACGGCGCGGAAGCTCGCGGACTTCGCGCTGAGCCAGCTGACGCCGGACAACGTGCCGGTGTGGGACTACCGGGCCCCGCAGGCGCCCAACGACATCAAGGACTCGTCGGCGGGCGCGATCATGGCGGCGGGTCTGCTCGACCTGGCCAAGGTGACCGGCCGCGCCCAGTACCGGGACGCGGCGCTGCGGATCCTGCACGGCCTGACCAGGGACTGCCTCACGAAGAAGTCGACGCGCGCGGAGGCGGTGCTGGCGCGGGGCACCCGCAACCGGCCGTCGGAGGACGGCGTGGAGGTGTCGCTGCCCTACGGCGACTACTACTTCATGGAGGCCCTGCTCCGGGTCCTCAAGCCCACCGAGATCTCGCGCGCCATCGGCCTGTGA
- a CDS encoding pyridoxamine 5'-phosphate oxidase family protein, which yields MPVTNPWLAGPAPENRLDRSRLSERILNLLSSQNMCVLATTGPNGPLATPVRYYHLDFTVMFTAAPRSPKMRNIAADPRISIGVFAPLVGQASSRGAQLFGEARVLTPESPDHDDHWSAFRWQSDHVERSLPLDEPPTGPLVVVAAKRIVYTEHWLRREGYAPRQFWRAAD from the coding sequence ATGCCCGTGACGAACCCCTGGCTCGCCGGTCCGGCCCCTGAGAACCGACTCGACCGCTCCCGCCTCTCCGAGCGGATCCTGAACCTCCTGTCATCCCAGAACATGTGCGTCCTGGCGACAACCGGCCCGAACGGCCCGCTGGCCACCCCGGTCCGCTACTACCACCTCGACTTCACCGTCATGTTCACCGCGGCGCCCCGCTCCCCCAAGATGCGCAACATCGCCGCGGACCCCAGGATCTCCATCGGCGTGTTCGCCCCGCTGGTCGGCCAGGCCAGCAGCCGCGGCGCCCAGCTCTTCGGCGAAGCCCGCGTCCTCACCCCGGAGTCCCCGGACCACGACGACCACTGGTCCGCGTTCCGCTGGCAGTCCGACCACGTCGAACGCTCCCTGCCCCTCGACGAACCCCCGACCGGGCCACTCGTCGTGGTGGCGGCCAAGCGGATCGTCTACACCGAGCACTGGCTACGCCGCGAGGGCTACGCACCACGCCAGTTTTGGCGCGCCGCCGACTGA
- a CDS encoding IclR family transcriptional regulator, whose protein sequence is MLTHQALGVRIDNRAVMARNYQGRSVTSRALDLIGAFDVKHPTLTLTELAARCNMPLATAHRLAGELEAWHALDRDKNNRYQIGTRLWEIGLLAPVPSRLREIALPFMQDLYEKCKENIHFAVSHGRDALYIAKLTGHSAVDIISREGSRLPLHSTGVGKVLLAFSAKEAVDTYCAHPLTRCTKHTIVEPGRLRRELALTRHRGYALTNEEMTLGSCSIAVPVFDANEVAVASLGIVVHSVMKNLDKFLPQLKVEAAKIAAKMIKARCDPYPGFLHDVPMSLEKEG, encoded by the coding sequence GTGTTGACTCACCAAGCGCTTGGTGTCCGCATCGACAACAGAGCAGTGATGGCGAGAAATTACCAGGGCCGTTCGGTGACTTCACGTGCGCTCGATCTGATCGGAGCGTTCGACGTGAAGCATCCAACACTGACGCTGACGGAACTCGCCGCCCGCTGCAACATGCCGCTCGCCACGGCACATCGCCTCGCCGGTGAGCTGGAAGCGTGGCACGCACTCGACCGGGACAAGAACAACCGCTACCAGATCGGCACGAGGCTGTGGGAGATCGGTCTGCTTGCGCCGGTTCCGAGTCGACTTCGGGAGATCGCGCTTCCATTCATGCAGGACCTCTACGAGAAGTGCAAGGAGAACATCCACTTCGCGGTTTCCCATGGGCGGGACGCGCTCTACATCGCGAAGCTCACCGGTCACAGTGCGGTGGACATAATTTCCCGGGAAGGGTCCCGGCTGCCCTTGCACTCGACCGGTGTGGGGAAAGTGCTACTCGCTTTTTCGGCGAAGGAAGCTGTTGACACCTACTGCGCCCACCCGCTGACGCGGTGCACCAAGCACACCATCGTCGAGCCGGGCAGGCTGCGCAGGGAACTCGCGCTGACCCGTCATCGGGGTTACGCGCTGACCAATGAGGAGATGACCCTGGGGTCCTGTTCCATTGCTGTTCCCGTCTTCGACGCCAATGAAGTGGCCGTCGCCAGCCTCGGGATCGTCGTGCACAGCGTGATGAAGAATCTTGACAAGTTCCTCCCGCAGCTCAAGGTCGAGGCCGCCAAGATCGCCGCCAAGATGATCAAAGCCAGGTGCGATCCCTATCCGGGTTTCCTGCACGACGTGCCCATGTCGCTCGAAAAGGAGGGTTGA
- a CDS encoding TIGR03617 family F420-dependent LLM class oxidoreductase: protein MKVDSVEVEFDPREIGNTAEQAEAAGYDGFWVAEAKHDPFVAVAAAAGRTSGIELGTSIAVAFARNPMSTAVLANDLQLLTGGRFNLGLGSQVETHVTKRFGMPWSRPAARMREFVLAMREIWHTWETGDRLRFRGEFSTHTVMTPFFDPGPNPHGPPKVYLAGVGELMTEVAGEVADGFLCHSFTTERYLREITIPALERGRAKAGKPLAGLEISGPSFIATGTTQEAFDRSVAETRRQIAFYGSTPSYRKVLDLHGWGALHDDLHALSRRGRWDEMTAAVDDDVLNAFAVVGDPEHVGAELLARYGDITTRASCHVPHRDDPARWNRVFNALRTG from the coding sequence ATGAAGGTGGACAGCGTCGAGGTCGAGTTCGACCCGCGGGAGATCGGGAACACCGCCGAGCAGGCGGAGGCCGCGGGCTACGACGGATTCTGGGTGGCCGAGGCCAAGCACGACCCGTTCGTCGCGGTCGCCGCCGCGGCGGGCCGGACGTCCGGGATCGAACTGGGCACGTCGATCGCGGTCGCGTTCGCCCGCAACCCGATGAGCACCGCCGTCCTCGCGAACGACCTGCAACTGCTCACCGGTGGCCGGTTCAACCTCGGGCTCGGCTCGCAGGTCGAGACGCACGTGACCAAGCGGTTCGGCATGCCGTGGTCCAGGCCCGCCGCGCGGATGCGCGAGTTCGTGCTGGCGATGCGGGAGATCTGGCACACCTGGGAGACCGGCGACCGGCTGCGGTTCCGCGGCGAGTTCTCCACCCACACCGTGATGACGCCGTTCTTCGACCCCGGCCCCAACCCGCACGGACCGCCGAAGGTGTACCTGGCCGGTGTCGGCGAGCTGATGACGGAGGTCGCGGGCGAGGTCGCCGACGGCTTCCTGTGCCACAGCTTCACCACCGAGCGGTACCTGCGCGAGATCACCATCCCGGCGCTGGAGCGCGGCCGTGCCAAAGCCGGGAAACCGTTGGCGGGCCTGGAGATCAGCGGCCCGTCGTTCATCGCCACCGGCACCACGCAGGAGGCGTTCGACCGGTCCGTCGCGGAGACCAGGCGCCAGATCGCCTTCTACGGCTCGACCCCGTCCTACCGCAAGGTGCTGGACCTGCACGGCTGGGGCGCCCTGCACGACGACCTGCACGCCCTGTCGCGACGGGGCAGGTGGGACGAGATGACCGCCGCCGTCGACGACGACGTGCTCAACGCCTTCGCCGTCGTCGGCGACCCCGAACACGTCGGCGCGGAACTGCTGGCCCGCTACGGCGACATCACCACCAGGGCCTCCTGCCACGTCCCCCACCGCGACGACCCGGCCAGGTGGAACCGCGTGTTCAACGCCCTCAGAACCGGGTGA
- a CDS encoding excalibur calcium-binding domain-containing protein, translated as MRSPTSASASGRRGALPVLLVIACLTGGCGARTAGTLPAAAEVSATGVPYSYAATTSATTTTTDPPALLSLQVNNVVDGRTVVDADGGQVQIAGLAQPGECWAQAAADFTRTSLGGKTVRYSKTVGLAVTVLLPDGSDFAVEAVRRGMGRAEPGSTTALRSAQSAAEQSGAGLWGDPCGGEDSLESQSDSTYKNCAEAKAAGVTPLRTGQPGYDKRLDPDGDGVACER; from the coding sequence GTGCGCAGTCCCACCTCCGCGTCGGCTTCCGGACGGCGCGGTGCCCTGCCGGTCCTGCTCGTGATCGCCTGCCTGACGGGCGGGTGCGGTGCCAGGACGGCTGGAACGCTCCCCGCGGCCGCCGAGGTCAGCGCGACCGGAGTCCCCTACAGCTACGCCGCGACCACGTCCGCCACCACCACGACCACGGACCCGCCCGCGCTGTTGTCGTTGCAGGTGAACAACGTCGTCGACGGCCGCACGGTGGTCGACGCGGACGGCGGGCAGGTGCAGATCGCCGGGCTCGCGCAACCGGGCGAGTGCTGGGCCCAAGCGGCGGCCGACTTCACCAGGACCTCGCTGGGCGGCAAGACCGTGCGGTACAGCAAGACCGTCGGGCTCGCGGTCACCGTGCTGCTGCCGGACGGGTCGGACTTCGCGGTCGAGGCGGTGCGCCGCGGCATGGGCCGCGCGGAGCCGGGGTCGACGACGGCGCTCCGGTCGGCGCAGTCCGCCGCCGAGCAGTCCGGCGCGGGCCTGTGGGGCGACCCGTGCGGCGGTGAGGACTCCCTCGAGTCGCAATCGGACTCGACCTACAAGAACTGCGCGGAGGCCAAGGCCGCGGGCGTCACCCCGCTCCGCACCGGGCAGCCGGGGTACGACAAGCGCCTGGACCCCGACGGGGACGGCGTCGCCTGCGAGCGGTAG
- a CDS encoding excalibur calcium-binding domain-containing protein — MSSSSPALARWRRGAIPFLLVAACATGCGSAEDPSTAVAASGRASSTSGSTTSTSPTSSSVAPPPVRVREVVDGRTIVDASGARVLVSGLAAPGECWAKAAADFATTSLGGKQITLVTAVGDHAGVLLPDGTDFAVSALSKGMARAESTAGSALTSAQAVAEKAGLGLWGGTCKGADTVVPPAPVAPPPAPVAPPVPAPVAPPAPAPAPPASSAYYKNCTAARAAGVTPLHRGEPGYGSHLDRDGDGIACE, encoded by the coding sequence GTGTCCAGCTCATCCCCCGCGTTAGCCCGCTGGCGGCGCGGCGCCATCCCGTTCCTGCTCGTCGCCGCCTGCGCCACCGGATGCGGATCGGCCGAGGACCCGTCGACCGCCGTCGCGGCTTCCGGCCGGGCTTCCTCCACTTCCGGCTCCACCACCAGCACCTCCCCCACGTCCTCCTCGGTCGCACCGCCTCCGGTGCGCGTCCGGGAGGTCGTGGACGGGAGGACGATCGTCGACGCGAGCGGCGCGCGCGTCCTGGTGTCCGGACTCGCCGCCCCCGGCGAGTGCTGGGCGAAGGCCGCGGCCGACTTCGCCACGACCTCGTTGGGCGGCAAGCAGATCACGCTCGTCACCGCGGTCGGCGACCACGCGGGCGTGCTGCTGCCGGACGGCACGGACTTCGCCGTTTCCGCGCTGAGCAAGGGCATGGCGCGCGCCGAGTCCACCGCGGGCTCCGCGCTGACCTCGGCGCAGGCCGTCGCCGAGAAGGCCGGACTCGGACTGTGGGGCGGGACCTGCAAGGGAGCCGACACCGTCGTACCGCCCGCGCCCGTCGCGCCACCGCCAGCTCCCGTCGCACCGCCCGTGCCCGCCCCCGTCGCACCGCCTGCACCGGCACCGGCTCCGCCCGCGTCGAGCGCGTACTACAAGAACTGCACCGCGGCGCGTGCCGCGGGCGTGACCCCGCTGCACCGCGGCGAACCGGGATACGGGTCCCACTTGGACCGCGACGGTGACGGCATCGCTTGCGAGTGA